Proteins from a genomic interval of Treponema succinifaciens DSM 2489:
- the tsaD gene encoding tRNA (adenosine(37)-N6)-threonylcarbamoyltransferase complex transferase subunit TsaD encodes MKVLGIESSCDETACAIVEDGRKILSNVVATQIPFHQIYKGVVPEIASRKHAEWILPVVRQSLEESHLTLDEVDAIAATNRPGLMGALLVGLTFGKTLAWASGKPFIAVNHMLGHMYAAHLENDIPYPYIGLLVSGGHSIISKVNGFDDLEILGTTIDDSVGEAFDKVAKYYDLGYPGGVIIDKLAKNGNPEAFSFPLPKLDKGDHRYDVSFSGLKTAVIHQADMFLNSGFEKSVENIAASFQETACRTLVSRLLRAVEDTGLKTVVAGGGVAANSRLRAMLAEHNEINCIFPPLKLCGDNGAMIAGVAYHFLERGETSPLNTTACARIPQFKRGLANLEAFGRR; translated from the coding sequence ATGAAAGTTCTTGGAATAGAATCTTCTTGTGATGAAACAGCCTGTGCGATTGTTGAAGACGGCAGAAAAATTTTAAGCAATGTTGTTGCAACTCAAATTCCTTTTCATCAGATTTACAAAGGCGTTGTTCCAGAGATTGCAAGCCGCAAGCATGCTGAATGGATTCTTCCGGTTGTAAGACAAAGCCTTGAGGAATCTCATTTGACTCTTGATGAAGTTGATGCTATTGCCGCTACAAATCGTCCGGGACTTATGGGCGCGCTTTTGGTAGGACTTACTTTTGGAAAAACTTTGGCATGGGCTTCGGGCAAACCTTTTATAGCTGTTAACCATATGCTTGGACATATGTATGCTGCTCATCTTGAAAATGACATTCCTTATCCGTATATTGGACTTTTGGTTTCCGGTGGACACAGCATTATTTCAAAAGTGAACGGCTTTGACGACTTGGAAATTTTAGGAACTACAATTGATGACAGCGTGGGCGAGGCGTTTGACAAGGTTGCAAAATATTATGACTTGGGTTATCCGGGAGGAGTTATAATTGACAAGCTTGCTAAAAACGGAAATCCAGAGGCGTTCAGTTTTCCTCTTCCAAAACTTGACAAGGGTGATCATCGTTATGATGTTTCTTTCAGCGGATTGAAAACTGCTGTAATTCATCAGGCTGATATGTTTTTAAATTCAGGCTTTGAAAAATCAGTTGAAAATATTGCGGCATCTTTTCAGGAGACTGCTTGCAGAACTTTGGTTTCAAGATTGCTTAGGGCAGTGGAAGATACCGGGCTGAAAACTGTTGTTGCTGGTGGCGGAGTTGCTGCCAATTCACGGCTCAGGGCAATGCTTGCAGAACATAATGAAATCAACTGCATTTTTCCTCCTTTAAAATTATGTGGAGACAATGGTGCGATGATTGCTGGAGTTGCATATCATTTTCTTGAGCGAGGCGAAACAAGTCCGCTGAATACGACAGCTTGCGCAAGAATTCCGCAGTTTAAAAGAGGACTTGCAAATCTTGAGGCTTTTGGAAGAAGATAA
- the ilvD gene encoding dihydroxy-acid dehydratase, translated as MTKKSDNACKGTARAPHRSLFYASGYTDEELNQPLVGVICAKNELIPGHIELDRIAEAVKAGVRMAGGTPIEFPAIGVCDGIAMGHEGMKYSLVTRELIADSVECVAKAHQFDALVMIPNCDKIVPGMLMAAARLDLPTVFVSGGPMMPGHLPGNDSSNPYSGKNLSLTDMFEAVGGLAVGKITEEQLKEMEHRACPGCGACSGMFTANSMNCLTEVLGLGLPGNGTIPAVTGERIALAKHAGMAVMNLYKKGITARQMMTAENFRNALTADMALGCSSNTMLHVPAIAHEAGIDIDLHEVNKISERTPNLCHLAPAGHTFMCELDDAGGVQAVLAELAKKNLINTSLITATGKTIAENIKGVKNRNPEILRPIENPFSDNGGIAVLFGNLAPDGTVVKRSACAPELMNHTGPARVFNDESEAMEAVQKAQIKAGDVVVIRYEGPKGGPGMREMLAVTAALAGQGLDKQVALITDGRFSGATRGASLGHCSPEAAVGGPIALVQEGDKITLDINNYKIHLEVSDEELAARKAKWVAPEPKVKTGYLARYAKLVSSADKGAILQ; from the coding sequence ATGACAAAAAAATCTGACAATGCCTGCAAAGGTACGGCACGCGCGCCGCACCGTTCTCTTTTTTATGCTTCTGGTTATACTGATGAGGAATTGAATCAGCCGCTTGTCGGCGTTATTTGCGCAAAAAATGAACTTATTCCGGGGCACATTGAGCTTGACCGGATTGCAGAGGCTGTTAAGGCCGGCGTTAGAATGGCAGGCGGAACTCCGATTGAATTCCCTGCGATTGGCGTTTGCGACGGAATCGCGATGGGGCACGAGGGAATGAAATATTCGCTTGTTACCCGCGAGCTGATTGCCGACAGCGTTGAATGTGTCGCAAAGGCCCATCAGTTTGACGCTCTTGTTATGATTCCTAACTGCGACAAGATTGTTCCTGGTATGCTTATGGCTGCCGCGCGCCTTGATTTGCCGACTGTATTTGTTTCCGGCGGCCCGATGATGCCGGGACATCTTCCGGGAAATGATTCTTCAAATCCTTATTCCGGCAAGAATCTTTCGCTTACTGATATGTTCGAGGCTGTAGGCGGTCTTGCGGTTGGAAAAATCACTGAGGAGCAGCTTAAGGAAATGGAGCACCGCGCTTGTCCGGGCTGCGGAGCATGCTCTGGAATGTTCACCGCGAACTCAATGAACTGCCTGACTGAAGTTCTTGGCCTTGGGCTTCCTGGAAACGGAACAATTCCTGCTGTTACCGGCGAAAGAATCGCGCTTGCGAAGCACGCAGGCATGGCTGTCATGAATTTGTATAAAAAAGGAATTACCGCCCGGCAGATGATGACCGCGGAAAATTTCCGCAATGCGCTTACAGCGGACATGGCGCTCGGCTGTTCTTCCAACACAATGCTGCACGTTCCGGCGATTGCGCATGAGGCCGGAATTGACATTGACCTGCACGAGGTGAATAAGATTTCAGAAAGGACTCCGAACCTTTGCCACTTGGCTCCTGCTGGACACACTTTTATGTGCGAGCTGGATGATGCCGGCGGTGTGCAGGCTGTTCTTGCTGAGCTTGCAAAAAAGAATCTTATCAACACATCTTTGATTACCGCCACAGGAAAGACTATCGCGGAAAACATCAAAGGTGTAAAAAACAGAAATCCGGAAATCCTGCGCCCGATTGAAAATCCGTTCAGCGACAACGGCGGAATCGCGGTTTTGTTCGGAAACCTTGCGCCGGACGGAACTGTTGTAAAACGTTCAGCCTGCGCTCCTGAGCTTATGAACCACACAGGACCTGCGCGCGTGTTCAACGACGAAAGCGAGGCCATGGAAGCTGTCCAGAAGGCGCAGATTAAGGCGGGCGATGTTGTTGTAATCCGCTACGAAGGCCCGAAAGGCGGCCCGGGAATGCGCGAAATGCTTGCGGTTACCGCGGCTCTTGCAGGCCAGGGGCTGGACAAGCAGGTTGCTCTTATCACCGACGGAAGGTTCAGCGGTGCTACACGCGGCGCGTCTTTAGGACACTGCTCGCCTGAAGCGGCTGTAGGCGGTCCGATTGCGCTTGTTCAGGAAGGCGACAAAATCACTTTGGATATAAACAACTACAAAATCCATCTTGAAGTAAGCGACGAGGAGCTTGCCGCCCGAAAAGCGAAGTGGGTTGCCCCTGAGCCAAAAGTAAAAACCGGCTACCTTGCCCGCTACGCAAAACTGGTTTCCAGTGCTGATAAAGGTGCAATATTGCAGTAA
- a CDS encoding divergent polysaccharide deacetylase family protein codes for MAEKKQNIKRTAKKRSPRKKKPKIILDNKRVLLLSALIIFLCAVFLSMAFVFSSPKKEKQPKVQNVEQQVLRQEQKNKFAEKNKVAENKNQPKNVQPEKKEAVQKPLEIQPEIKKVPVEKKSEEKKPQPVSKQEIKKDEPKIASVNPPAKKTEEIKVEKYSIPPAKNGATLVFIIDDGGYDTYNLKLYTSLPFPIAVAVLPKLAHSKDCAAIVRNSGQELMLHQPMQAQNLKLNPGAGAILPDMSLSEVYKQVSENIAEIGPIKGLNNHEGSLITCDVMKIGAVLDAVLDNGIFFVDSRTSAQTKAPQAALERDMKILERDVFIDDIISKDEMLAQIYRGLGIANKNGKVIMIGHVDKSAKILPQLLNDMYPYLKQKGYKIAFPSQIQK; via the coding sequence ATGGCTGAAAAAAAACAAAATATAAAAAGAACTGCAAAAAAACGAAGCCCTCGTAAAAAGAAGCCAAAGATAATTCTTGATAATAAAAGGGTCCTCCTTTTATCCGCATTGATTATTTTTTTGTGCGCGGTTTTTCTTTCCATGGCTTTTGTTTTTTCATCTCCCAAAAAAGAGAAGCAGCCAAAAGTTCAAAATGTTGAGCAGCAAGTTTTGCGTCAGGAACAAAAGAATAAATTTGCTGAAAAAAATAAAGTTGCAGAAAACAAAAATCAGCCGAAAAATGTTCAGCCTGAAAAAAAAGAAGCTGTTCAAAAGCCGCTCGAGATTCAGCCTGAAATAAAAAAAGTTCCAGTTGAAAAAAAATCTGAAGAGAAAAAGCCTCAGCCAGTTTCCAAGCAGGAAATAAAAAAAGACGAGCCGAAGATTGCTTCTGTGAATCCGCCTGCGAAAAAAACTGAAGAAATAAAAGTTGAAAAATATTCGATTCCGCCTGCAAAAAATGGAGCGACTCTTGTTTTTATAATTGATGACGGAGGATATGACACTTATAATTTAAAGCTTTACACGAGTCTTCCTTTTCCGATTGCTGTTGCGGTTCTCCCAAAGCTTGCGCATTCAAAAGATTGTGCGGCAATTGTAAGAAATTCTGGACAGGAGCTTATGCTTCATCAGCCAATGCAAGCCCAGAATCTGAAGCTTAATCCCGGAGCGGGTGCGATTTTGCCTGATATGTCTTTGAGCGAAGTTTATAAACAGGTTTCAGAAAATATTGCGGAAATCGGACCGATAAAAGGTCTTAACAATCATGAAGGTTCCCTTATAACTTGCGATGTTATGAAAATTGGAGCGGTTCTTGATGCTGTTCTTGACAACGGAATTTTCTTTGTGGATTCCAGAACTTCCGCGCAGACAAAAGCTCCTCAAGCCGCATTGGAACGGGATATGAAAATTCTTGAGCGTGATGTTTTTATTGATGATATAATTTCTAAAGATGAAATGCTTGCTCAAATTTACCGTGGACTTGGAATTGCAAATAAAAATGGAAAAGTTATAATGATTGGCCACGTTGATAAATCTGCAAAGATTCTTCCGCAGCTTTTAAATGATATGTATCCGTATTTAAAGCAAAAAGGATACAAGATTGCTTTTCCTTCGCAAATTCAAAAATAA
- a CDS encoding ParB/RepB/Spo0J family partition protein, producing the protein MAKHQGLGKGLGALMQEADLSEEISENGVQLKENASPVNLNLPTGISSDENGTLWVDPALLKPNPRQPRTYFDDEKLAELTESVRNEGILSPVIIEDANDGTFFIIAGERRTRAAKAAGLKKIPVQLRKYSEQRKLEVALIENIQRTDLNALEEAQAYYDLMELGNLTQDQVAERVGKNRSTVANCLRLLKLPEDIQKALVTDSISSGHARAILSLENDSDKRILFGKIIGQGLSVRQSENIAKEMKSGISSVAKTDLKPEPKKDPNLAALEQKLIERLGTKVQLKGGFSKGTISINYFSSEDLDRIFNLIVPDANL; encoded by the coding sequence GTGGCTAAACATCAGGGATTAGGAAAAGGTCTTGGAGCCTTGATGCAGGAAGCTGATTTGTCCGAGGAAATTTCTGAGAATGGAGTTCAGCTTAAGGAAAATGCGTCTCCTGTAAATTTAAATCTTCCGACAGGAATTTCTTCCGATGAAAATGGAACGCTTTGGGTTGATCCGGCTCTTTTAAAACCGAATCCTCGTCAGCCTCGAACTTACTTTGATGATGAAAAACTTGCAGAGCTTACAGAATCAGTTCGCAATGAAGGAATTCTTTCACCTGTAATAATAGAAGATGCAAACGACGGAACATTTTTTATCATTGCTGGTGAACGCCGTACCCGAGCAGCAAAAGCCGCAGGTCTTAAAAAAATTCCTGTTCAGCTTAGAAAATATTCGGAGCAAAGAAAACTTGAAGTTGCGCTTATAGAAAATATTCAGCGTACGGATTTGAATGCGCTGGAAGAGGCCCAGGCTTATTATGATTTGATGGAGCTTGGAAATTTAACGCAGGATCAGGTTGCGGAACGCGTTGGAAAAAACAGATCTACTGTTGCAAACTGTCTTCGGCTTTTAAAGCTTCCGGAAGACATTCAAAAAGCTCTTGTTACGGATTCAATTTCTTCTGGACATGCGCGCGCTATTTTGAGTTTGGAAAATGATTCTGACAAGCGGATTCTTTTTGGAAAAATAATCGGGCAGGGACTTTCTGTAAGACAGTCCGAAAATATTGCCAAGGAAATGAAAAGTGGAATTTCTTCAGTTGCTAAAACAGATTTAAAACCAGAGCCAAAAAAAGATCCGAATCTTGCGGCGCTTGAGCAAAAACTGATTGAGCGGCTTGGAACAAAAGTTCAGTTGAAAGGCGGATTCAGCAAGGGAACAATTTCTATAAATTATTTTTCTTCTGAAGATTTGGATCGCATTTTTAATTTGATTGTGCCAGATGCAAACTTATAG
- a CDS encoding MATE family efflux transporter, with translation MSVKKDFSEGPLFKNILIFSLPLIFTNLLQTFFNMTDIAVLGRFASSSSVGSVGSTTILVFLCTGILIGFGSGVNVIVAFFIGAKNEKDICETVHTSAIVCLVAGFLVCAAGIIFSRSVLNLMSTKPVLIEGAVLYFRIYMVGLPALAFYNFGNGILSAEGDTKSPLIFLFISGIFNVVLDLLLVIHFKMDIAGVAIASVVALYVSAFLVFIKLHRKTDSLALRFSKLKVNKSKLFRLLKIAIPAGLQNAIFGFANLFIQIGVNSFDASMVVANSAASNSDPLVYNIMSAFYVACSTFIGQNYGAEKKSRVLKSYFISLACSFCFALFLGILLFIFGRNFISIFISDSAIIELGMRRLSIMAFSYCISAFMDCTIAASRGLGQTSVPTVIVILGSCVFRIAWIFSVFAYFKTIESLYLLFAFSWTITAVAEIFYFARLYKQKFSVSALK, from the coding sequence ATGTCAGTTAAAAAAGATTTTTCTGAAGGTCCGCTTTTTAAAAATATTTTGATTTTCAGTTTGCCTCTAATTTTTACAAATCTTCTCCAGACTTTTTTCAACATGACTGATATTGCCGTTTTGGGACGCTTTGCAAGTTCGTCTTCTGTTGGCTCGGTTGGCTCTACGACAATTCTTGTTTTTTTGTGCACAGGAATTCTTATTGGATTTGGTTCCGGCGTTAATGTCATTGTGGCTTTTTTTATAGGCGCAAAAAATGAAAAGGACATTTGCGAAACTGTTCATACTTCCGCGATTGTTTGCCTTGTTGCTGGATTTCTTGTTTGTGCTGCCGGAATAATTTTTTCCCGTTCCGTTTTGAATTTGATGAGCACAAAGCCGGTTCTTATTGAAGGTGCGGTTTTGTATTTTAGAATTTACATGGTCGGGCTTCCTGCTCTTGCTTTTTATAATTTCGGAAATGGAATTCTTAGCGCGGAAGGAGACACAAAATCGCCTTTGATTTTTCTTTTTATTTCTGGAATTTTCAATGTTGTACTGGATTTGCTTTTAGTCATTCATTTTAAAATGGATATTGCCGGAGTTGCAATTGCAAGTGTTGTCGCTCTTTATGTTTCAGCATTTCTTGTTTTTATAAAACTGCACAGAAAAACTGATTCTCTTGCGTTGCGTTTTTCCAAACTTAAAGTCAATAAGTCAAAACTTTTCCGACTTTTAAAGATTGCAATCCCTGCCGGGCTGCAGAATGCGATTTTTGGATTCGCAAATCTTTTTATTCAGATTGGAGTTAATTCTTTTGACGCTTCTATGGTTGTTGCAAATTCTGCGGCTTCAAATTCAGATCCGCTTGTTTACAATATTATGAGCGCGTTTTACGTTGCTTGCTCAACTTTCATAGGACAGAATTACGGTGCCGAAAAAAAATCCAGAGTTTTAAAAAGTTATTTTATAAGTCTTGCCTGCTCATTTTGTTTTGCATTGTTCTTGGGAATTTTACTTTTTATCTTCGGAAGAAATTTTATTTCGATTTTTATTTCAGATTCTGCAATTATAGAACTTGGAATGAGGCGACTTTCGATAATGGCTTTCTCTTACTGCATTTCAGCATTTATGGATTGCACTATTGCAGCTTCCCGCGGACTTGGACAGACTTCCGTTCCGACTGTAATTGTTATTCTTGGCTCTTGTGTTTTTAGAATTGCCTGGATTTTTAGCGTGTTTGCATATTTTAAAACAATTGAATCGCTTTATTTGCTTTTTGCTTTTTCTTGGACGATTACCGCTGTGGCAGAAATTTTTTATTTTGCAAGACTTTACAAGCAGAAGTTTTCAGTTTCTGCATTAAAATAA
- a CDS encoding class I SAM-dependent methyltransferase: MILSAVFSKPSKTCQEIFGKPYIKIRIWKNPSPSAKKQNKFQAEFFTEKQAFQKSFTAEQAQEFIEKHAGTAFKNCIVKTDTEEITTMANKKGEIKVFRKATKNFSTEQKFSNNFNRIKNYILQEGNPVPFLIELGVMTKDGKVVAQKYDKFRQINRFLEFINDIIESIEKLNGASYTQENPLRIVDFGSGKSYLTFAVYYFLTELKKIPAYITGLDLKEDVIKNCDSLAKKLGCKNLEFKIGNIADYSSEKNPDIIITLHACDTATDFALDYAVKHNAKAILSVPCCQHEINSQLEK, encoded by the coding sequence ATGATTTTAAGCGCAGTATTTTCAAAGCCATCAAAAACTTGCCAGGAAATTTTTGGCAAGCCTTATATAAAAATTCGAATCTGGAAAAATCCATCCCCTTCCGCAAAAAAGCAAAATAAATTTCAAGCTGAATTTTTTACGGAAAAACAGGCATTCCAAAAAAGTTTCACTGCGGAACAAGCGCAGGAATTTATTGAAAAGCACGCAGGAACAGCTTTTAAAAACTGCATTGTAAAAACAGACACCGAAGAAATCACAACAATGGCAAATAAAAAAGGCGAAATAAAAGTTTTCAGAAAAGCTACAAAAAATTTTTCAACGGAACAAAAGTTTTCAAATAATTTCAACCGAATAAAAAACTACATTCTGCAAGAAGGAAATCCAGTTCCATTTTTAATTGAGCTTGGAGTTATGACAAAAGACGGAAAAGTAGTCGCGCAAAAATATGACAAATTCCGTCAGATAAATAGATTCCTAGAATTTATAAACGATATAATTGAAAGCATTGAAAAACTAAATGGAGCTTCTTACACTCAGGAAAATCCTCTAAGAATTGTTGACTTCGGATCAGGAAAATCTTATTTAACTTTTGCGGTTTATTATTTTTTAACTGAGTTGAAAAAAATTCCTGCCTACATAACAGGACTTGATTTAAAAGAAGATGTAATAAAAAACTGCGATTCCCTTGCAAAAAAACTTGGATGCAAAAATCTTGAATTCAAAATTGGAAACATTGCAGATTATTCATCCGAAAAAAATCCAGACATCATAATCACGCTTCACGCCTGCGACACAGCAACAGACTTCGCACTAGACTATGCAGTTAAACATAATGCAAAAGCAATTCTTTCAGTTCCTTGCTGTCAGCACGAAATAAACAGTCAGCTCGAAAAATAA
- a CDS encoding ParA family protein, with translation MGKVFVFVNQKGGVGKTTSAINIGAYIAVGGKKVLLVDFDSQGNMSSGVGVSKKKPTIYELLAGQSTIDETIKHSGVKNLDVISASIDLSGAAIELVDQENREYFLKNALAPVREKYDYILIDCPPSLGILTLNGLAAADAVLVPMQCEYFALEGITLLLQTVKKVQESINKNLVIGGIFFTMYDSRTRLAQDVVMQVKSYFKDVVFNTIIPRNVRLSEAPSHGEPICVYDPNCVGAKSYQRLAEEVISRG, from the coding sequence ATGGGAAAGGTATTTGTTTTTGTTAATCAGAAAGGTGGCGTTGGCAAGACTACATCTGCTATAAATATCGGGGCATATATTGCTGTCGGCGGAAAAAAAGTTCTGCTCGTTGATTTTGACAGTCAGGGAAATATGTCTAGCGGCGTTGGAGTCAGCAAAAAAAAGCCTACCATTTACGAGCTTCTTGCGGGGCAGTCCACTATTGATGAAACTATAAAGCATTCGGGTGTAAAAAATCTTGATGTCATAAGTGCATCTATTGATTTGTCTGGCGCGGCAATTGAGCTTGTAGATCAGGAAAACCGCGAGTACTTTTTAAAGAATGCCCTTGCTCCTGTCCGTGAAAAATATGATTACATTCTGATTGACTGTCCGCCTTCCCTTGGAATTCTTACATTGAATGGGCTTGCCGCCGCGGATGCTGTTCTTGTTCCGATGCAGTGTGAATATTTTGCGCTTGAAGGAATCACCCTTCTTTTGCAGACAGTAAAAAAAGTCCAGGAAAGCATAAATAAAAATCTTGTAATCGGCGGAATATTTTTTACTATGTACGATTCAAGAACTCGTCTTGCGCAGGATGTTGTTATGCAGGTAAAAAGCTATTTTAAGGATGTTGTTTTTAATACAATTATTCCGCGCAACGTAAGACTTTCAGAAGCACCTTCACATGGCGAGCCGATTTGTGTTTATGATCCGAATTGTGTTGGCGCAAAAAGCTATCAGAGACTTGCAGAAGAGGTAATCAGCCGTGGCTAA